The genomic stretch TTCCTTTTCGTCCCCTGAAAAATGCAGTGACTTTATATTACGatttgttaaaattgcaaatgaaaAACTCTTCAAATATATGTTCACACAAAATTTAATATTACCTGGGAGATTATCTAATACATAGTGATTTATTTCATCTACTGTCTCAATTGTTCCAGCCAATATTGCCCTTGACTGCAGAAAAGCTACATTATTGAAGTTAGCTTCAAAATTTGGATAAGTGTTTTCGAATATTGCTCGAAGGGGATCATCAAAATTTGATATCAAAAGATCTGCTGGAATATCAATATCAGCATAGCCATCGTTAGGTTCTGCTAGTTTTCCATCTCCAACTTTTAATATCCAAtttgaaaactgttctaactAGGAAGCTGACGTAGTCGCCCCAGATTGCTGAAGCCGCATGTTTTTTATAAGTTTCAAAACCTTAAAATGAACCCAAATGTATGATGAATTGATAGTTGCATGAATTATATCTGAACGACCGCCTCTTGGAATAACTGGTAGAATCTGTCTGAAATCGCCACCAAACACAATTACCTTATCACCAAATATTTCATCTGATGACCTGGATCCACCCATGATGTCTCTGAGGGTTTTATCCAAAGCTTCAAAACAAAATTTGTGACACATAGGAGCTTCATCCCAAATAATCAATTTTGATACTTTTAGCAAGTCCCCGCTGTCACTACCCTTGTTAATGTCGCATGTCGAAGATTCATGTGTGGGAATTGGAATCTTAAATTTAGAATGTGTCGTTCGACCACCAGGGAGCAACAGGGATGCAATACCTGAAGAGGAAACTGTCAAGCATATTTTTCTTCTTGATCTTATGTAAGAAGCTAATGTTCTCCACATGTATGTTTTGCCTGTACCGCCGTATCCATACAGAAAGAATACGCCTCCGTTCTGGGTATCAACAGCCgtcaagatttgtttgaaaacaTCTCTTTGTTCATCTGTAATTAAATGAACATATAATTTAGAAACATCATATTAGCAATATAAATTTGTAAGTAATTTGAACTTCTTCTGCCAATTTgatgttattattatttagacCTGTGAGGTTATTGTACAGCGTATTAAACTCTTGAAGTTATTCAGCAAGATCGTAGTTTCGCTCTTCATATATGAAATTATTTCCAAGCTCCTCAATTATGTAACCCTGTGGTTTTGGCATTCCAGGGAAATCACTTAAACTCTTTCGACTTCGCCGAAGAAGTTTTTCAATTTCAACCAATGTTAAATTCAGAATTTCTTCATTTGTTAACCGCAGACCTGTTAATAAACAATATAAACAAATAGATGGTAAATATTGGAACatcatttataataaaatatttttgattatgATCAAATTGAAAATTTACCTCTGTTGTTTGCAATCCTTTGCTGAGAATAAAGTATTCCATCAGATAACAGATGTCGAGTTTTACTCCAGACATGCTTAGGCCTATTAATGCTACTTGACAATAACATGTGAATAAAAAGTAATCTCAAATAATGTCCAGAACCCCAATGAAATGCTTCTGTCATTGCAGATATGATTTCTCGATCATCACCAATAAATCCCATAGCAAAACATGCATCACGGAAAGTATCGTACTTAACATTGTTTACTGTCTTTATTTCATCATAGCTTTTCGGTCCTTTAACATGTGTTAGCATCATCATGAGATAGTACAATTCCCCGGTAGTTGGAGGAACCCAAATAGTCTACCAATTGTGTATCCCTTTTGTCTGGGTTTCCACTCTTTTTTTTTAACGTATACAAACTTCGAAACAAAATTGCTATACGTTAGTTGGCGCGCTTCGTCGTATTTCTTGTTGGCTTCAAACCAAGATGTAAACAATGACTTAGTAACGCTCGGTTTATCAAGGATTATGGTAATAGGGCTGACATCAGTATAGAAAACAGAATTTTGTCCCTCAGCATGAAAATGAAGTCTTTCTACAGCTGGTTTTCTTCCATGAATAGGAAAAGCATAAATTCTCCAAGCAGCTTCGCTTGGAGAAACGTACCTACAGTCAATATACTGCTTTATCTCATCGACAACGTCATGTTGCGAAACAGATCCATCTTCATTTATGACAATTGCAGCAGTTATTCTATCATAGCCTTTGTTGATGTATTTGAACAAATATTTGATGGATGTGCTTTGATTGCACCATTCCATGTTAATATGAGCTCTGTACTTCAACAATAACTTTGAATTGTAGGGAACAACAAATCTATTGTCAATCTCAATTCCATTCTTAGAAACTGTGTGTCCGTTGTCCCTTCGTCTATATACCGGATATCCATCTTGATCAACGATCGTATCACGTCTGAAGTCTTTAGGGAAGTATTTTGAACATTTTCCTTCCTTCATACACGTAGAATTACGAAAAGCATTTCCGCAGGGTCCGTGTATCATGTGAGATTTGACCAAGTTATATAACTCTTCGTCAGTGTCTTTGTTTGGTATTTCTGCTAATATGATACGATCAATGTCAGCAGGTGTTGGATACTTGCTCGACGGATGAAAGAAAATTAATATGTGAGCATGGGGCATGCCTCTTTTCTGGAACTCAATTGTGTACATATCTACAAATATAAAATTCAGATATGGTTTATAATATGACATTCAAAATGaataaggaaattaaattaataaaagttaGAAATTACTTACACGCAAGAACCTTCCCCATgatactctttttggtcaaatCGGACAATAACGCATCAAATTTCAATTTGAAGATTCTTGTAATGAGATCCGGACGATCGGACGCTTTCAAATTTGCAGAACTTAGTACACGTTGTATTTCGGGCTAATTTGGATTACATGTGAATGTAATAAACAAATCAGGAAATCCAACATAACTACAAATTGCCATGCCATCAAAGTATAACTGATCCATATATCTACGGCTTCCAACATACGACAAAGGTAGGACAACCCTTTTCCCTGTAGCTTCACCACGTGTATGTCCATTTGTCCTAGCATCTGCAAGATGATCATACTTGCCTACTCGTAGTTTTGACTGATTTTTTCTTAACCACGAAGTCTCTCAGATTCCATCATTGTAAAACCATCTACCAAAAACGTCTGGAACAATCTCCTTGACTTGAGAATTGTCTGTACCTCGTTTTTTCTTGACTGGATCCTAAAGGCGAACCACTCTCTGATTGTAAGTTTGTTTCTTTTTGTTGCTTCCTCCCATGGAACATCCTCAATTTCCGATACTGAAGTCGTTGTTTCTGCATTACGAACTGTGTTAGAACCTTTATTGCGATGCCGTATGTTGGGTCTGTAACCATCTTCACCGTAAGGGAAAAGTAATGGATATTGAAATCCCAAATAAGACGTATGATATTCATCTATTCTCTGAAGTTCGCCACATTGTTTTTGCATTATAATATCTCTTTTTTCTGCAGTATCAACATCACCAACAAtgagagcagcaacttctgaaactGTTGGTTGATTATATATTCTCCCATTAGTTTGGCGCTCAGAAATGAGACGGAGTTTTAGATCTGTCACATTGCCTTCAGAAATTCTATCCCTTGCCATCTTAAAAGACTGAGCATGAACATTATGTTCATATAACATTGAAGACAAATTTTCCACTATATTACTATCTACTTCGTTCCTTGTTCTGCAATCCAACGTATAAAGTTCAGATTCTTGAAAATTgcaaaaacaaattaataaacaGTCATGAGACaaacacaattaaataaataaacctgaaactgtcataccctaattttgacccccctgagatgtcatacctccaaacttttcatcaaaatcaaaacagatactcagagcagtcacttattcatctggtactTAGTCGAGGATGTTCaggaacaaaagagctcaggcaaaagatcaatcaataaaagggaTGGTCTCTAACACAACCATAGGaatcaaaagcttcattctattcacctatgattgatttgacacccatcacctggactcaggtttgcttagttcaccattctagggttttgagcccatcagggactataatcagggatcacatttagtaaaccctaaaaagctccagggcatctatCAATTGGTTTAAATATATTCAAGTGGTTCATTTGAcattatccattgggcattacacttcaattcaagatctacagtcatcaatttcatctggtcgacaattagggtttttgacctaattcaccaagatagttgtctttttaatcaggacatggatctaaaactcaaaacatgactcaaggacttctattacctcaatataatccattcacatcattcatttgaggaggaaagtttgattcatcacaaaagtccaagatttcacttcatctgaaaaagtcaattgtacaagataacctttgacttttaggatttttggtcaaaccatgactttttaagatcaatatcatcaatatatgattattaaagtcatttggcaaaagaaattcaagaaaattcaccatggagcaaaaagtcaggaattagggtttttaagggtattatgggaactcaaaatttcacctacacaactcaaaaaaacatccaacatgaaagttgtagatcttgcaaaataaaacaacatcttacatagcaacttttttcaaaagatcaaccatttgagAGACTTAGGttttggaagttataggccttaaaaacttagaaatttttctaagtgtttttgacctagttttcttccaactttaggctcatttttcacaattttcccaaatgattctgaagaaaccccagactaatgaattgaagtagatgtttagggctttccaaattgtgctcaaccttctccaaattcattttgagctaggagttatgcttgttcaaagttggccacacggagtaaaattataggtcatgtacaatttgaaactttgcaattttgtgcaaatggcttcactaaatgatgttacacgacccataatgcatctgcaagcataccatacgtccattttcatcattgcataaggattgaagaatattcccaaaaacaaaagcatgtgattatgtaatgattacatttgggaatttatggcaaatggatgaatcaccaaatggaatcttctcccaaccaattggaactcTCCTCTGCACCAGAATTGTCCCATAAGATCATAAGAGATGAATGGataggtgtagcggggaaaatctgagatcgaagccattatattgactcgactcaatatttcagtgaaagtcgccaccacgctttattatttccaaaggaaaagggaaaagaacgaaaaaacccaaagtttgtttttaaaacaaaaagagatcttaggtacggatgttgattatacaaggggaaggttttaagcacccctcatatctatggtactccacaggaacctttttgaaaatctgtgtcgtgtgtgctaaaaaaagggtttgttttatttttaaaataagctcggcaagacattaagccttgtgcctacatacctcctcggtgcaatggagaagtcagagctaatgtagttccgcttaaaagggaaacgGTTTTTAAAAgggataaacactttatcgtcgtcgaagAGAAATACTccgccattgatcttgagcatgagaacaattGAGTTCTTTgcgtcgcaaatgaaagaagggctccaactcggataaaatcaacgagtatgccactagctctctcacgcggaaaatatctcactatatcaatcaatttcaaaatcgtgaggtatcgccactcgtttcaataattagtcgtgtctaaacttttgaagaaaaggccactaagggcaaaaggtatttttaaagaaaggttttgaaaagagattgcaaacataagaagattttggaaaaagggagaagattttgaaaatctaagaaggggaggagatgaaaaggctaacctagtgcataaaataaaagctaaggaaaagaacggtctaaccgaaataagaagccaacacttgacattacgggtcaaggtagatttcccatcctttggactatcgatactaaaccaacacattatcacttggggatccagatgaacttattatctttagcaccactttgcattaagcacattaaaattctgacgaaaatcgggcagagtaacgactgctttcgggtaaaatccttatatcaatgccttggaattaaccatcaaggactttcaaggaaatacctgcatacacaaacagacaacaatccaatgccagacaaacagaataacaacagagtaataatatcgtaagggtccagaggtactaagtccataagtccaaatctccaaaatgctcgggatagtaaccaatagtccgaaagagagccttaggtgttttttagatttttgttgtttattagtgttttagcataaaagtaaagtatggtccaagtggacaaaaagaaaatagcagaaacataaacatagcgtccaaatggacaaagagaaaatagcggaatataaacgtccaaatggacaaagagaaaatagcagaatgtaaatatgatgaaatgataaaataaagcgataaagcgagaaatatgaagagcaatataataaagtgcgtaaattaaagttaattggtagatgttaaagataacaatcttgaaacttgtcaagtatgttatcaaagttagtaataaatatcgatggtgagtgaaggataatctcggatttaaattcaatggacatttatcagaagcttgataaaatcatagcgacaacacgataaacctccataagtcttaaatcaaccgcatacaattctcttccatgtttgatcttttttattcgggacacgaaatattgcgctatgttaagcagatcgccaagtgatttatgtagaaatcaccctacaacgaggccggttaaaactttatgtgctaatgcatgcgagagaatcGATATGTaaatcactctccgaaagcaataccgcacaaaaagaaaaatagggagtgatctagtctttaccaagaatccataagaattttcaaggtattaagactttcatcgatcaaaataaaaagaagtaaaagatggaaccacattcaaaagctcctttcatccataatttcaatcacttaattttgcggatttggattctcatcctatcgacgccctaagtccattgaaattagagagaaattaggcctctaacttgtgattcaaagaaaatatcaaaagaatggagtagaagaagagttacaaccaaaaacaagtcaaaaatagcaaaaacatgcattctgcctcactggaaatcaatttacctctgtaggaaatcgatttcctaagtgcagagttcaaaattggcataaaacaaggtggaaatcgatttcctacagagtgaaatcgatttcctgcatgcagctttcaaaaaatcagcattaggaagcataaaacttgacttaagcaaacatacaaattCCTTATGATCAcctatcaattggagcacgaattttccattaATTCACCAttaaataggaccaatatagcatcaaagatgcatcacacataagcacaaaagaatcacattatgatagatgaaaaaggatgaagaaaattaccaaatcttgaacgaaacttagatctacttcaagaatcaccaacacaaatcttgatctcacaacaattgaagaaaaaaaagagtgaaatggatggtggtttagctcaaagtttgtgaggttcaagatgtgactcacaaactttatgaaagaaaaagagctttggtgaatttggtagggatgaagagagaaattgcaaggggtttgttggctttccaagcttgtgaaatgaggGAGTAGAGGCCTCTTTTAATaggattggagcaagagtagtggcaatttggtctttttgcatttggtaattaatttgtgctttatggatgtttaaatggtaaaatgaggttaaaatggggttaatgaagggaattatttttgatgaggtggaaaattggtaaaatgacaaaaatgatcaaagaaaaaagtgtttggtgccaaaatgatgtcatgcttccctctttttttcaaatttcgtccagggaaatcgatttcttatatgggtaaatcgatttccatagtgaaattttcaaaaatccattttcttgcactattttgatttttgcccgatcttttacctgaaaaatataaacaaaagaggaaaaatacatatttttggattttggttagtataaaataaataaaagctagaaatgcttgatggttcccctcaaagacaaaatgatacctcaagattatgatcttgattgatgattgaaatgaaaatgatgtatgatcttaggttcaaaaattgaggtatgacagatgcccctatttaaattTCTTCTATTCGGAGATgagagggttaaaatcctcagctcgacgtaattgaagagacttaaatataaaacacacaatttttgaacctaaggtatgatgcgatgctaatggatgcatcaagtatgattatggaatagagagaaatataacatcactggggagataagaaaaggctccactggggaaaaggtatgtgtcATCCAGGAATAAAACTTGGACTTCATaggagaaagagacagtcaacaatagctttcaagagtaaaacatgaagggAAATCTGAACAGAAAAATCAATAGAGACATTCAGAGAAAAAAGTCTCTAGAACCCACATCAAAAGTCATTCAAGAGCAAAACATGACTGAATTTGGAAAggacatccaggaatggcactggatagaaaggatcacgatattcaagaatagcagtgaataaagtgaagatcacgACATTCGAGAATAgaattgaatgaagtgagaaaatgatatccaggaatggcactagataaaaggatcacgatattcaagaatagcagtgaataaagtgaagatcacaacatccgagaatagcattgaatgaagtgagaaaatgatatccagAAATGGCACTAGATAAAAggatcacgatattcaagaatagcagtgaataaagtgaagatcacaacatccgagaatagcattgaatgaagtgagaaaatgatatccaTGAATGGCACCAGATAAAAggatcacgatattcaagaatagcagtgaataaggtgaagatcacaacatccgagaataacattgaatgaagtgagaaaatgatatccaggaatggcactgaataaaggatcacgatattcaagaatagcagtgaataaggtgaagatcacaacatccgagaatagcattgaatgaagtgagaaaatgatatccaTGAATGGGACTGAATAAAGGAATCACGATATCCAGAAATGGCACCAAATAAAGTtagaaacatctttcaggaatggcgcTGAAAGTAGAAAGGGACATCTAGGAATAGAACTAAATGGAGAAGACAAATAAGTATCTGTTTTTGGTAggt from Vicia villosa cultivar HV-30 ecotype Madison, WI linkage group LG4, Vvil1.0, whole genome shotgun sequence encodes the following:
- the LOC131597510 gene encoding uncharacterized protein LOC131597510 produces the protein MMLTHVKGPKSYDEIKTVNNVKYDTFRDACFAMGFIGDDREIISAMTEAFHWGSGHYLRLLFIHMLLSSSINRPKHVWSKTRHLLSDGILYSQQRIANNRGLRLTNEEILNLTLVEIEKLLRRSRKSLSDFPGMPKPQDEQRDVFKQILTAVDTQNGGVFFLYGYGGTGKTYMWRTLASYIRSRRKICLTVSSSGIASLLLPGGRTTHSKFKIPIPTHESSTCDINKGSDSGDLLKVSKLIIWDEAPMCHKFCFEALDKTLRDIMGGSRSSDEIFGDKVIVFGGDFRQILPVIPRGGRSDIIHATINSSYIWVHFKSRAILAGTIETVDEINHYVLDNLPGDEKEYLSSDSLDTHDGLPNHKIILKVNTPIMLLRNIDQAEGLCNGTRLIVTRLADHVIEAKIISGKNIGGIIYIARMDITPTQSPWPFRMTRRQFPITVCYAMTINKSQGQSLDHVGIYLLRSVFSHGQFYVAVSRVKSRKGLKILIHDKDKHPLTTTTNVVFKEVFENL